In Plasmodium brasilianum strain Bolivian I chromosome 12, whole genome shotgun sequence, the genomic window ttacatacaaAGAGATATTCTCAACAAAGCTGTAAATAATTATCGgacatttttttgtatacgTTTGTAACTAATTATActtacataatatttaatatatacacatgtaatatatgcatacgaTTTATACCATATGTGTACAAAACATTTTTGGTCTGTACttcttttcccttttaaCCATTTCattgtaattttaaataaaaaaaaaataaattatgaaatatatatacaaaaaatccACGTCgaattttttgaattcaaagggtatattattaactgtacatacaaaaataaaaaattgaactaAATCGATCAAATCAAACAGAGAGTAATAAAATTGTACATTATACATGcccttttaaaaattgatttttttaaagaacatATTGGGAGAAAAGCGGCATAGAGAAACAGCCGAATAAAAGCGAATAGCAAACAAggcaaaaaaatgaattactACAATCAAAAAATCATTAATAGGGCAAATAATAGAaacgataataataaagagtCAAATTTTGCTAATgctgaaaataatttaagtacAAGTCCATTtagtttaaataaaaacttgTACGACAACAATCCTTATAGCAAACCTAGTAACATATTTCCGAGTACAccatttgaaaataatttatatacaaataattcgcaaaagaaaaatttaaattacatTGACATTAACACTagcagtaacagtaacataAACAGCTACGGTAAAAGTATTATCTCTAGCAGTATACATAATAAccataatatacaaaataacagtaataataatgttaatattaataataactaTAGCAACAGTGGTAGTAACTACATTAACGTGGTAGCTACAAACCCATTCAACAATCAGACAAATGCACACAGTGATGTAATTAATAAAGACAGTGATACTTTTTTCAGTAATTATAGTTCTTCAAAAAAGAGtaacataaaagaaaatgaacaTAAACAGGAAAAAGACGAGGATGAAGAAGACGAACTACCATTACTGGAAGAACTTGGAATTAACTTTGATTTGATTTCTAAAAGAATGAAATCagtttttatgttttacaaGTTAGACACAGTCATTTTATGCATCACACCAGACTTCCTATTAATACATGCGTTCACATTTACGTTTACATGATTGTTCATGTACGCGtttgtacatatgcacatgtgcGTATTTGCCATGTTGACGTTACTAGCATGGAGTAGTCAACTTAACATTTCCtactcttcttttttcccgTAGAATTGATGATactttatttgaaaattcgGATTTATCGGGTCCTTTAATTATTGTTCTTTCCCTAGGatttatactattattaGTAAGAATTAAACAATTACGAAAATGTCatataacaaaaagaaaaagaaaaagaaaaaaggatgattctattttttttttttttttttaatttattttcatcaggCTGGAAAAGCATCCTTCAGTTACATTTACTTAATTGGAATTGTCAGTAGCCTTAGTATATATTTGCTACTAAATATGATGAGCCAGGTTAGAAATGGAAGGAAAATATGCTTGTCACACATGTGCATACTGCATGTggacgtatatatacatacatgcacatatacatattagtACGTATACATATCTGTACGTACACATATTTGTATGCGTTAAAACTTACCATCAACAGTAACCATATATGTCTATTTGTGTTTTCTCCGAATTTTTGTTAACACTTCTCAGAATGCTACATTGGACTTGTATCGAACAATAAGTATGTTAGGATACGCTTTGCTCCCTTTGGTTATTTTGTCTCTTATTTCGatcattattaatttacGGTAAAAATGAGATGTTTAcatgagtatatatatttatatacatatgagaAAAATTGAGAATTACGTTAAAATAGTTTACACtagaaattaataataataataataataataatataataaaaaaaaaaaataataaaaaaatataataataataataataataataataataataataataataataataataataataataataataataataataataataataataataataataataataataataataataataataataataataatataataataataataataataataataataataataataataaataaataaataaataatatataaataatatataaataataaataatatataaataataaataaataataaatctataaaagaaaatgaaaatatgtgAATACAGAACAAAGTACGAAATAAATCAGAATAAGCTGATAAGAGAAACACaaaatacatgaaaaaaaaaaaaaaatttattatttacacaGGTCAAATAGGGGATACTCCATTTCCTTTTTCTGCATATCATGGTCTGCTTTAACGGCCTCAAGATTTTTTGAAGTGgtattactaaaaaaatatttttttaagaataatgTGGTGTGTATAGTTACTCATACGTGTATGTAGCACCCCGTCTGCTACGTGATTACAAATGCGTGTGTTTATTACACTTGTGTATATGTCCATGTTTGCATGTGTTTGTGTTCATGTACTTGTTTATCTGTATCccatgtgtgtgtgtatatttatgtgcacACCTACACCCTCgtatgttatatatgtaccaCTTCTCCTTCTTTGTACCCACCCCCTCATATTAGGCACTCCGGATGAACAGCCAAAGATATCTTGTGGCTTATCCCATATTTTTACTGTACTCTTGTTTTGcgttaattattattttttagtgatcttattctttttaatatttttaagtcatttttttctagttttttttgaatttttaattcCTCCTTAAGCAGAATTTCATTTTCGTCATCACAGTAAccaaaataatgaatatttacaaatttttctaaatttcttttttccttttttttttttaaaactaacTTCCTCCGATCATCGCTCTCTTTGAATAATAACTCTCGTACCCCTTTCAAATTTTTAGCTGCTCCaaagtatttataattattgtttCCTTTTAGTTCACTACCTGCAAAAAGGGGGTGGGGGTAAAAGCATACATACTGAAATAAGACAAGAATAGTGTAGATGAAATTCgtacaaaaagaaatttatataaaataaaagcataAAATGCAATACATAatgataacagtaataataataaataaaatgtacaaatgaaattttaataaaaatggcaAAATCTTTCAGTTTGATCTTTTCAAACATACAATGCGCGTTGATCAATGTGTTCGACTCAGTTTGATAATCAGGTCCACCAAgctgcaaaaaaaaaaaaaaaaaaaaaaaaaaaagaaaagaatgatgatgataatacTAATAATGCAGATGAATAAGTTAATACTAAAAATTGccaataaaaattgaaaaggaGGTAAGGTACAAAAACACCTGTTTGCGGCACTGTCATAGTGTTCATTTAGTtgcatataatttaaaaaaaaaaaatttcctctTTGTACCTCTATAATTCTTATTtcccatttattttttatagaaattaatttatttatttgatcATTTAATTCTCGTATGTGTTGATCACTCAAACTGTAATTTTGTATTTCCTTAATCTTGCTACATATTTCTTTGATTATGTATTTACGGCTGCAAAATGAGTGATAAATTACAGACACAAATGAACactcatatgtatatacatatatatatatgtgtatatatgtaaatctATGCACCTTCCCGCGTATGTTcgaaaaattatgtaataaataagcAAAGACAGGAATGATATTGGATGCAGCAATTCGGCatggtaaaattttttttttttaatttgtaaaattgcatttttttttttgcattccTTTTCATTCCTTTGCGCTCCTTTgctttccctttttttgtttaattttccttttttgtatGCTTACTACG contains:
- a CDS encoding protein transport protein YIP1 translates to MNYYNQKIINRANNRNDNNKESNFANAENNLSTSPFSLNKNLYDNNPYSKPSNIFPSTPFENNLYTNNSQKKNLNYIDINTSSNSNINSYGKSIISSSIHNNHNIQNNSNNNVNINNNYSNSGSNYINVVATNPFNNQTNAHSDVINKDSDTFFSNYSSSKKSNIKENEHKQEKDEDEEDELPLLEELGINFDLISKRMKSVFMFYKIDDTLFENSDLSGPLIIVLSLGFILLLAGKASFSYIYLIGIVSSLSIYLLLNMMSQNATLDLYRTISMLGYALLPLVILSLISIIINLR
- a CDS encoding pre-mRNA-splicing factor ISY1; the encoded protein is MARNVEKGRSMLNQWLKAKELSDKKSFFKIPKRVHEVDDLESAESYRKYIIKEICSKIKEIQNYSLSDQHIRELNDQINKLISIKNKWEIRIIELGGPDYQTESNTLINAHCSELKGNNNYKYFGAAKNLKGVRELLFKESDDRRKLVLKKKKEKRNLEKFVNIHYFGYCDDENEILLKEELKIQKKLEKNDLKILKRIRSLKNNN